A region from the Brassica napus cultivar Da-Ae chromosome C8, Da-Ae, whole genome shotgun sequence genome encodes:
- the LOC106429412 gene encoding xyloglucan 6-xylosyltransferase 1-like — MVYDQKNWIGLNTGSFLLRNSQWALDLLDAWAPMGPKGKIREEAGKVGDGLSPGHGEGEMGGKVYLESGYYLHGYWGILVDRYEEMVENHKPGFGDHRWPLVTHFVGCKPCGKFGDYPVERCLRQMDRAFNFGDNQILQMYGFTHKSLGSRRVKPTRNQTDRPLDAKDEFGLLHPSFKAAKLTT, encoded by the coding sequence ATGGTTTACGACCAGAAGAATTGGATTGGGCTTAATACCGGAAGTTTCTTGCTTCGGAACTCGCAATGGGCCCTTGATTTACTCGACGCTTGGGCTCCAATGGGCCCGAAAGGGAAAATCCGGGAAGAAGCGGGTAAAGTCGGCGATGGTTTATCTCCTGGCCACGGAGAGGGAGAAATGGGAGGGAAAGTGTATCTAGAGAGTGGTTATTACTTGCATGGTTATTGGGGGATTTTGGTGGACCGGTACGAGGAGATGGTCGAGAATCATAAACCGGGTTTTGGAGACCATCGGTGGCCGCTTGTTACTCATTTCGTCGGGTGTAAACCGTGCGGGAAATTTGGTGATTATCCGGTGGAAAGGTGTCTACGTCAGATGGACAGAGCGTTTAATTTTGGGGACAATCAGATACTTCAGATGTATGGGTTCACTCATAAGTCGTTAGGGAGTCGGCGCGTGAAACCAACGCGCAACCAGACGGATAGGCCGCTTGATGCCAAGGACGAGTTTGGGCTGCTTCATCCGTCGTTTAAAGCGGCGAAGCTCACGACGTGA
- the LOC106415266 gene encoding beta-glucosidase 10-like, with protein sequence MKVLSLFCICVVIVLVTRYSNAFTRNDFPEDFLFGAATSAYQWEGAVDEDGRTPSVWDTFSHSDNKGNGDIACDGYHKYKEDVKLMAEMGLEAFRLSISWSRLIPNGRGQINPKGLLFYKNLIKELRNHGIEPHVTLYHYDLPQVLEDEYGGWIDRKIIEDFTAFADVCFREFGDDVKLWTTINEANIFAIGAYSEGFLPPGHCSTNEFVNCSTGNSSTEPYLAGHNILLAHASASKLYRLKYKSKQRGSVGLSIYAYGLVPYTDSKEDEIATQRSKDFFYGWLLKPVVFGDYPDEMKRILGSRLPVFSNEESELVKGSSDFLGIIHYTTVYIANITPAPSVLPSNQEFFTDMGVDTIFIGNSSFFKWDAIPWGFEGVLEYLKQSYNNPPIYILENGLPLEHDSTLQDTPRVEYIQSYIGAMLNAIKNGSDTRGYFFWSVIDLYELLAGYKLSYGLYYVNFSDPGLKRSPKLSASWYTGFLNGTIDVAPQATTQQQSLFPGSSSL encoded by the exons atgaAAGTGTTATCTCTGTTTTGCATTTGTGTGGTCATCGTTTTGGTAACAAGATACAGCAATGCTTTCACAAGAAATGACTTTCCAGAGGATTTCCTCTTCGGAGCTGCCACTTCTGCTTATCAG TGGGAAGGAGCGGTTGATGAAGATGGAAGGACTCCTAGCGTTTGGGATACTTTCTCCCACTCTG ataacAAAGGAAATGGAGATATAGCATGTGATGGTTATCACAAATACAag GAAGATGTTAAGTTAATGGCAGAAATGGGTTTAGAAGCATTCAGATTATCTATCTCATGGTCAAGGCTTATACCTA ATGGAAGAGGACAAATTAACCCTAAAGGTCTACTGTTTTACAAGAACCTCATCAAAGAACTACGAAACCATG GAATCGAACCACACGTTACACTCTACCACTATGACCTTCCTCAGGTTCTTGAAGATGAGTATGGAGGATGGATCGACCGCAAAATCAT AGAAGACTTCACTGCTTTTGCAGATGTATGCTTCAGAGAGTTTGGGGACGACGTGAAGCTATGGACCACAATAAACGAAGCTAACATATTCGCCATTGGTGCTTACAGCGAAGGATTTTTGCCGCCAGGACATTGTTCTACTAACGAATTCGTCAACTGCTCTACTGGAAACTCTTCTACTGAACCATATCTTGCAGGACATAACATATTGCTAGCTCATGCCTCTGCTTCAAAACTGTATAGACTCAAGTACAag AGTAAGCAGAGAGGATCTGTAGGCCTTAGCATATATGCATATGGGTTAGTTCCTTATACTGACTCCAAGGAGGATGAGATTGCAACTCAGAGATCTAAAGATTTCTTCTATGGCTG GTTGTTGAAGCCTGTGGTGTTTGGGGACTATCCAGATGAAATGAAGAGAATCTTGGGATCCAGGTTACCTGTTTTCTCAAATGAAGAGTCAGAGCTAGTTAAAGGATCATCTGACTTTTTGGGGATTATCCACTACACTACAGTCTATATCGCAAACATTACACCCGCACCTTCTGTCCTTCCAAGCAACCAAGAGTTCTTCACAGACATGGGTGTAGATACAATCT TCATTGGGAACTCTTCATTCTTCAAG tgGGATGCTATTCCATGGGGTTTTGAAGGTGTCTTGGAGTATTTGAAACAGAGCTATAACAATCCTCCTATCTACATTCTTGAAAATG GTTTACCGTTGGAACACGATTCAACGCTACAAGACACACCAAGAGTTGAATACATTCAGTCTTACATTGGTGCTATGCTCAACGCCATCAA GAATGGATCAGACACGAGAGGTTACTTTTTCTGGTCGGTGATTGACTTGTATGAGCTATTGGCTGGATACAAGCTCAGCTATGGATTGTATTATGTGAATTTCAGCGATCCCGGACTCAAGAGGTCACCAAAGCTATCTGCTTCTTGGTACACTGGTTTTCTCAATGGTACAATTGATGTTGCTCCTCAAGCTACTACTCAGCAGCAGAGCCTCTTCCCTGGTTCTTCGTCTTTGTGA
- the LOC106415267 gene encoding beta-glucosidase 10-like — protein sequence MQAFSLFINVLLIVLAIGYIDAFTRNDFPEDFLFGSATSAYQWEGAVDEDGRTSSVWDTFAHSSNYLGNGDIACDGYHKYKEDVKLMAEMGLEAFRFSISWTRLIPNGRGPINTKGLLFYKNLIKELRTHGIEPHVTLYHYDLPQTFEDEYGGWINRKIIEDFTAFADVCFREFGDDVKLWTTINEANIFAISSYSEGFAPPGHCSPNSFFNCSTGNSSTEPYLAGHNMLLAHASASKLYKLKYKNKQRGTIGFSIYAFGLTPYSYSKEDEDGTERAKDFLFGWMLKPLVFGDYPDKMKRILGSRLPIFSEEESELVKGSSDFLGIIHYMTVYVKNSSPTPSLLPSRQNFFTDMGAVTIFMGNSTFFEWDAIPWGLESVLEYIKQSYNNPPIYILENGKPMKHGSTLQDTPRIEYIQAYIGAMLNAIKNGSDTRGYFVWSMIDVYELLSGYMYSYGMYDVNFSDPGLKRSPKLSASWYTGFLNGTVDAGPRAITRLQSNISGSSSF from the exons ATGCAAGCTTTCTCTCTGTTTATCAATGTTCTGCTCATCGTTTTGGCAATAGGCTACATCGATGCCTTTACCAGAAACGATTTTCCAGAGGATTTCCTCTTCGGATCCGCCACTTCCGCTTACCAG TGGGAAGGAGCTGTTGATGAAGACGGAAGGACTTCAAGCGTTTGGGATACTTTCGCCCACTCTT CTAATTACTTAGGAAATGGAGATATAGCATGTGATGGATATCACAAATACaag GAAGATGTTAAGCTCATGGCAGAAATGGGTTTAGAAGCATTCAGATTCTCTATCTCTTGGACAAGGCTAATACCTA ATGGAAGAGGACCCATTAACACTAAAGGTCTATTGTTTTATAAGAACCTCATCAAAGAACTACGAACTCATG GAATCGAACCACACGTTACACTTTACCATTATGATCTTCCTCAAACTTTTGAAGATGAGTACGGAGGATGGATCAACCGTAAAATCAT AGAAGACTTCACTGCTTTTGCAGATGTATGCTTCAGAGAGTTTGGTGATGATGTGAAGCTTTGGACTACAATTAACGAAGCAAACATATTCGCCATTTCTTCTTATAGCGAAGGATTTGCACCACCAGGACACTGCTCTCCTAACTCATTCTTTAATTGCTCTACTGGAAACTCTTCTACTGAACCATATCTTGCAGGCCATAACATGTTGTTAGCTCATGCCTCTGCGTCCAAATTGTATAAACTAAAATACAAG AATAAGCAGAGAGGAACTATAGGCTTTAGCATATATGCATTCGGGTTAACTCCCTATAGTTACTCCaaggaagatgaagatggaaCTGAGAGAGCTAAAGATTTCCTCTTTGGCTG GATGTTGAAGCCTTTGGTATTTGGGGACTATCCAGATAAAATGAAGAGAATCTTGGGATCCAGGTTACCTATTTTCTCAGAGGAAGAGTCAGAGCTAGTTAAAGGATCTTCTGACTTTTTAGGAATTATCCACTACATGACAGTCTATGTGAAAAACAGTAGTCCCACACCTTCTCTGCTTCCCAGCAGACAAAACTTCTTTACAGACATGGGCGCTGTGACTATCT TCATGGGGAATTCTACATTCTTTGAG tggGATGCTATACCATGGGGTCTTGAAAGTGTCTTGGAGTATATTAAACAGAGCTATAACAATCCTCCAATCTACATTCTTGAAAACG GTAAACCAATGAAACATGGTTCGACGCTACAAGACACACCAAGAATTGAATACATTCAAGCTTACATTGGTGCTATGCTCAACGCCATCAA GAATGGATCAGATACAAGAGGGTACTTTGTATGGTCGATGATTGATGTGTACGAGTTGTTGAGTGGCTACATGTACAGCTATGGGATGTACGATGTGAATTTCAGCGATCCTGGACTCAAGAGGTCACCAAAGCTATCTGCTTCTTGGTACACTGGTTTCCTCAATGGTACAGTAGATGCTGGTCCTCGAGCTATTACTCGGTTACAGAGCAACATCTCGGGTTCCTCATCGTTTTAA
- the LOC106415758 gene encoding NADH dehydrogenase [ubiquinone] iron-sulfur protein 5-B: MVRVVGNQVKKKSPLVSSDRNQVLRLGERERMASGWGITGNKGRCYDFWMDFSECMSHCREPKDCSLLREDYLECLHHSKEFQRRNRIYKEEQRKLRAASRKGQETGDATHTHH, encoded by the exons ATGGTTCGGGTCGTTGGTAATCAGGTGAAGAAGAAGTCTCCTCTAGTTTCCTCAGATCGGAATCAGGTTTTGAGattgggagagagagagaggatggcGTCGGGGTGGGGAATAACGGGGAACAAAGGGAGATGTTACGATTTCTGGATGGATTTCAGCGAGTGTATGTCTCACTGCAGAGAGCCCAAAGATTGCTCTCTTCTTCGCGAAGACTACCTCGAGTGTCTTCACCATTCCAAAGAG TTCCAACGAAGAAACAGGATTTACAAAGAGGAACAGCGTAAACTAAGAGCTGCTTCAAGGAAAGGTCAAGAAACTGGCGATGCTACTCATACTCATCACTGA
- the LOC106415757 gene encoding double-stranded RNA-binding protein 4 gives MDHMYKSQLQSYALKQNMELPVYAAERQGPAHAPRFRCKVTVCGQTFQSQEFCPTLKAAEHAAAKVALASLTPLNPEGVVVDVAYKNLLQEISQKENSLLPVYATATSGPSHAPTFTSTVEFAGNLYRGEEAKTKKLAEMNAAKVAFMSIKYGHPNQTPSSPSLTLEKQEAANSNVKSSEQVSPSQLSKMVTPDVPSKWIEVYEDELPDVLNAPANSVKDINITASPVATHPTNDATLTAAPAATEMMNVAAADSSAMPVNNVNESSARVEESEKKLVMGSGYQSIPSGQHVVCRPWNPGMTLPEDAEMLFRDDRFIAYRVVKQ, from the exons ATGGATCATATGTACAAGAGCCAGCTGCAATCATATGCATTGAAACAAAACATGGAGCTTCCCGTCTATGCCGCTGAGAGACAAGGCCCTGCGCATGCTCCGCGATTCCGATGTAAGGTCACTGTTTGCGGACAGACTTTTCAGAGCCAAGAATTCTGCCCAACACTGAAAGCGGCTGAACATGCTGCTGCTAAAGTAGCATTGGCTTCGTTGACGCCATTGAATCCAGAG GGAGTTGTTGTTGATGTTGCTTACAAGAACCTGTTACAAGAAATTTCGCAGAAAGAAAACTCTCTTTTACCGGTTTATGCAACTGCTACATCTGGTCCATCACATGCACCTACTTTTACCTCAACCGTTGAGTTTGCAGGGAATCTCTACAGAGGAGAAGAAGCAAAGACCAAAAAGCTGGCTGAAATGAATGCTGCCAAAGTAGCATTCATGAGCATAAAATATG GACACCCAAACCAGACCCCATCATCGCCTTCTTTGACTCTTGAGAAACAAGAAGCTGCAAATTCAAATGTGAAGAGCAGTGAACAAGTGAGCCCTTCCCAACTTTCCAAGATGGTGACCCCTGATGTCCCATCAAAGTGGATTGAAGTGTACGAAGATG AACTCCCAGACGTTCTGAATGCACCAGCCAATAGTGTTAAGGACATAAACATTACTGCATCGCCTGTGGCTACTCACCCTACTAACGATGCTACTCTTACTGCCGCACCAGCTGCTACGGAGATGATGAACGTTGCTGCTGCTGACTCTTCGGCTATGCCCGTGAACAATGTTAATGAATCATCAGCACGTGTAGAAGAGAGTGAGAAGAAGCTGGTAATGGGAAGTGGGTACCAGAGTATACCAAGTGGCCAACATGTAGTTTGTCGTCCATGGAACCCAGGGATGACTCTTCCTGAAGACGCGGAGATGCTCTTTAGGGACGACAGATTCATTGCTTATCGTGTCGTGAAGCAGTAA
- the LOC106413703 gene encoding pectinesterase inhibitor 6, giving the protein MSSSITVSLIFFLLSLSSTSSLPSKRSGYVQNACSVTHYQKLCVQSLAPFSSVAKNSPSKWARAGVSVAISDNKDVLRSLLKMRRSAFGKRDRVALSDCRELLQDSLDNLHKSLAVLRTLRAGEFQEQMSDLATWLSTALTDKDTCLDGFEKTSAKSAMVRMIRRRVTTSMYMSSISLALLNKLAADGL; this is encoded by the coding sequence ATGAGTTCTTCGATCACAGTTTCACTTATCTTCTTTCTCCTTTCACTCAGTTCAACTTCATCGTTACCGTCTAAACGCAGCGGCTACGTCCAAAACGCATGCAGCGTTACACACTACCAAAAGCTCTGCGTTCAATCGCTAGCGCCGTTTTCATCAGTCGCTAAGAACAGTCCCAGCAAATGGGCACGTGCCGGCGTTTCAGTGGCCATATCCGACAACAAAGACGTCCTTAGGTCCCTTCTCAAAATGCGACGTTCAGCGTTTGGGAAACGCGACCGAGTGGCTTTGTCGGATTGTCGAGAGCTGCTCCAAGACTCTCTTGATAATCTTCACAAGTCCTTAGCCGTGCTCCGGACACTCAGAGCCGGCGAGTTTCAGGAGCAGATGAGTGATCTTGCCACATGGCTTAGCACTGCTCTTACAGATAAGGACACGTGTCTTGATGGGTTTGAAAAGACGTCGGCGAAGTCAGCAATGGTCAGGATGATCCGGAGGAGAGTCACGACGTCTATGTATATGTCAAGCATTTCCCTCGCACTGCTTAATAAGCTAGCGGCTGATGGTTTGTAA
- the LOC106416199 gene encoding autophagy-related protein 18a, translating into MTTVSSPSPPWLNPDSTPASDSASTSPSHHRDRGDDAESLDSFSSMTLNSEEFNLNPNPNLNNQTHTTSPSATTPPPSLLHLSFNQDHACFAVGTDRGFLILNCDPFREIFRRDFDRGVAVVEMLFRCNILALVGGGPDPQYPPNKVMIWDDHQGRCIGELSFRSDVRSVRLRRDRIVVVLEQKIFVYNFVDLKLMHQIETFANPKGLCAVSQGAGSMVLVCPGLQKGQVRIEHYASKRTKFVMAHDSRIACFALTQDGSLLATASSKGTLVRIFNTVDGTLRQEVRRGADRAEIYSLAFSSNAEWLAVSSDKGTVHVFGLKVNSGVKDTPTRIASNVTRPTSPSSSLSLFKGVLPKYFSSEWSVAQFRLVEGTQYIVAFGHQKNTVVILGMDGSFYRCQFDPVNGGEMSQLEYHNCLKPPSVF; encoded by the exons ATGACCACCGTCTCCTCCCCCTCTCCTCCCTGGCTAAATCCCGATTCTACCCCTGCATCAGATTCCGCCTCTACTTCTCCCTCGCACCACCGCGATCGCGGAGACGACGCTGAGTCCCTCGACTCCTTCTCCTCCATGACTCTCAACTCCGAAGAGTTCAATCTAAATCCCAACCCGAACCTCAATAACCAAACGCATACAACATCTCCCTCGGCGACGACGCCTCCTCCGTCGCTGCTCCACCTCTCCTTCAACCAAGACCACGCCTGCTTCGCCGTCGGCACCGACCGCGGCTTCCTGATCCTCAACTGCGACCCGTTCCGCGAGATCTTCCGGCGCGATTTCGACCGCGGGGTCGCCGTCGTGGAGATGCTCTTCCGATGCAACATACTCGCCCTCGTCGGCGGAGGACCCGATCCGCAGTACCCTCCCAACAAGGTCATGATATGGGACGACCACCAGGGCCGGTGCATCGGCGAGCTCTCCTTCAGGTCCGACGTTCGATCCGTCAGGCTCAGGAGGGATCGGATCGTCGTCGTCCTCGAGCAGAAGATCTTCGTTTACAACTTCGTGGACCTCAAGCTGATGCATCAGATCGAGACCTTCGCGAACCCTAAGGGGCTGTGCGCTGTCTCTCAGGGTGCTGGCTCTATGGTGTTGGTCTGCCCTGGCTTGCAGAAAGGGCAAGTTAGGATCGAGCACTACGCTTCGAAACGGACTAAGTTCGTCATGGCTCATGACTCGAGGATAGCTTGCTTCGCTCTCACTCAGGATGGGAGCTTGTTGGCCACGGCTAGCTCCAAGGGTACTCTTGTTCGGATCTTTAATACTGTCGATGGCACCTTGCGCCAAGAG GTTAGGAGGGGTGCAGATAGAGCAGAGATATATAGTTTGGCTTTCTCTTCAAATGCTGAGTGGTTGGCTGTCTCGAGTGATAAAGGAACTGTCCATGTCTTTGGTCTCAAAGTCAACTCCGGCGTGAAAGACACTCCCACCCGAATTGCATCTAATGTTACTCGTCCTACCTCCCCGTCCTCGTCTCTGTCGTTATTCAAAG GAGTGTTGCCCAAGTATTTCAGCTCGGAGTGGTCGGTGGCTCAGTTCAGGTTGGTGGAAGGAACTCAGTACATAGTCGCCTTTGGTCATCAGAAGAACACTGTTGTTATTCTTGGCATGGATGGGAG CTTCTACAGATGTCAGTTTGATCCGGTGAATGGGGGAGAAATGTCTCAGCTTGAGTATCACAACTGTCTAAAACCGCCGTCTGTTTTCTAG